One part of the Sorangiineae bacterium MSr11954 genome encodes these proteins:
- a CDS encoding FkbM family methyltransferase, translating to MEQTVNLRAELLRRFCSSLPVRRYQAYHWLGKLFEPKAPYIVNFTGGRFEVRPGDLASIMVAYCGFYERETTVWFRRYCENASGAFIDVGAEFGYFPMLADRYSNRRLRTFAFEPDPRNHAWLLRNIALNPGINVDPIAEAVCDARGTVKFEKPREGFTIFSRIQFVPGEAGGPAKDLGSELIDVPSTTLDIFRRERGLSKISLVKIDVEGAEGAVLQGMQEGIAEGAYERILLELHPWAFDTPERMEKILGILNGLLVHYEVHQLPPFDTGGRWVDKTPDYYRMTWKDEFLRAVPRFEEQHVRGERNWEHFVFVRKGVSMFPAS from the coding sequence ATGGAGCAGACCGTCAACCTGCGTGCGGAGCTTTTGCGTCGATTCTGTTCATCGTTACCCGTACGCCGGTATCAGGCTTATCATTGGCTCGGTAAATTGTTCGAGCCGAAAGCACCTTATATCGTCAACTTCACCGGCGGGCGATTCGAGGTCCGCCCGGGTGATCTGGCGTCGATCATGGTTGCTTATTGTGGTTTCTACGAGCGCGAGACCACCGTCTGGTTTCGCCGCTATTGCGAGAACGCCAGCGGCGCGTTCATCGACGTCGGCGCGGAGTTCGGTTATTTCCCGATGCTCGCCGATCGCTATTCCAACCGCCGCCTCCGGACGTTCGCCTTCGAGCCCGATCCGCGCAACCACGCGTGGCTTTTGCGCAACATCGCGCTCAACCCGGGCATCAACGTCGATCCCATCGCCGAGGCCGTGTGCGACGCGCGGGGGACGGTGAAATTCGAGAAGCCGCGCGAAGGCTTCACCATCTTTTCGCGCATTCAGTTCGTGCCCGGCGAGGCCGGAGGCCCTGCGAAGGATCTGGGCTCGGAGCTCATCGACGTCCCCTCGACGACCCTGGACATCTTCCGAAGAGAGCGCGGCCTCTCCAAGATCAGCCTGGTGAAGATCGACGTGGAGGGCGCCGAGGGCGCGGTCCTCCAAGGCATGCAAGAGGGGATCGCCGAGGGCGCGTACGAGCGCATTTTGCTCGAGCTTCATCCCTGGGCGTTCGATACGCCCGAGCGCATGGAGAAGATCCTGGGCATCCTCAACGGGCTCCTCGTTCACTACGAGGTGCACCAGCTCCCGCCCTTCGACACGGGCGGCCGCTGGGTCGACAAGACCCCCGACTATTATCGCATGACGTGGAAGGACGAGTTCCTGCGCGCCGTTCCACGATTCGAAGAGCAGCACGTTCGAGGCGAGCGCAACTGGGAGCACTTCGTGTTCGTGCGGAAGGGCGTCTCCATGTTCCCAGCCTCGTGA
- a CDS encoding polysaccharide biosynthesis tyrosine autokinase, with translation MIETSNPAMSHKGREDSLAPLLNVLTMVRKQWAIIAACLLLGTGLSLVYSKTLPRIYQAQSMVELDPNAFRPLGEKMNSAMPLGADDFWNNQEYYETQYRIITSTKVLERAVRDLGLQNDYDFFGLKAAPEKPITVEETAQTLRAHITVEPVKNSRLALIKVEDIQPKRAKRICDAVATAFIDQNLEKAISATSDSLAWLGSQVDAVKKDLEHNENTLYEFKRSNDLPSTSINESSNMIRLEMQDLNSALTRTRTRKQELLARHAELAKITTENAESLPASELLASTFLQSMRTQYVEGLRAKRMLLAEGKGENHPAVKSLDMKILESRTALLAEVKNIQGAVERDLAVIQREEAGEAALYEAAHKRAVDLNMKEIEYHRLDRSREQNEKLYAMLLEHMKDADLARNNKANNIHLIEVAVEPTAPIRPRVPLNIAIGAVIGLVFGVGLGWLRGSLDNSIKTPEQIEKDLGITFIGMLPAVEEPNAGKAKGRRVPTRRTLQSSSPALIVHDDPHSGLAEAARSIRTNLMFTNPDRPYRRLLVSSAAPGEGKTTIACSIAIALAQSGQRVCIIDCDLRRPQLHRIFERSGDRGVTNVLVGEAAIEDVARPTKVENLWSIPAGPIPPNPADLFHSDRFKKFLDDASESFDRIIIDSPPLVAVTDSAIISTLMDGTVFVLRAFRTTRPLARQGLRALADVDAPVIGAVLNDMDLNRHEYSYYHYYYYKREGYAPTQTASDGPPVDPDAASV, from the coding sequence ATGATCGAAACGTCGAATCCAGCGATGTCGCACAAGGGCCGGGAGGACAGCCTTGCTCCCCTCCTGAACGTGCTGACGATGGTCCGCAAACAATGGGCCATCATCGCGGCCTGCCTGCTATTGGGTACCGGGCTTAGCCTCGTCTACTCGAAGACCTTGCCGCGGATCTATCAAGCACAGAGCATGGTCGAACTCGATCCGAATGCCTTTCGGCCGCTCGGCGAGAAAATGAATTCGGCCATGCCGCTCGGCGCCGACGATTTCTGGAACAACCAGGAATATTACGAGACGCAATATCGCATCATCACGTCGACCAAAGTGCTGGAGCGGGCGGTCCGCGATCTGGGGCTGCAGAACGATTACGACTTTTTCGGCCTGAAGGCGGCGCCCGAGAAGCCGATCACCGTGGAGGAGACGGCGCAGACCCTGCGCGCGCACATCACGGTCGAGCCGGTGAAAAATAGCCGCCTCGCGCTCATCAAGGTGGAGGACATCCAACCGAAGCGCGCCAAGCGCATCTGCGACGCGGTGGCCACGGCGTTCATCGACCAAAACCTGGAGAAGGCCATCAGCGCCACCAGCGACTCGCTCGCGTGGCTGGGCAGCCAGGTCGACGCGGTCAAGAAGGACCTGGAGCACAACGAAAATACGCTCTACGAGTTCAAGCGGAGCAACGATCTGCCCAGCACCTCGATCAACGAGTCGTCGAACATGATCCGGCTCGAGATGCAGGACTTGAACTCCGCGCTCACGCGGACGCGCACGCGCAAGCAGGAGCTCCTGGCGCGGCACGCGGAGCTGGCGAAGATCACGACGGAGAACGCGGAGAGCTTGCCCGCGTCGGAGCTCTTGGCGAGCACCTTCTTGCAGTCGATGCGCACCCAGTACGTCGAGGGCCTGCGCGCCAAGAGGATGCTCCTGGCCGAGGGCAAAGGCGAGAATCACCCGGCGGTGAAGTCGCTCGACATGAAGATCCTCGAGAGCAGGACGGCGCTCCTGGCCGAGGTGAAGAACATCCAAGGGGCCGTCGAGCGCGATCTCGCGGTGATCCAGCGCGAAGAGGCGGGCGAGGCCGCGCTCTACGAGGCGGCGCACAAGCGCGCAGTCGATCTCAACATGAAGGAGATCGAGTACCACCGGCTCGATCGCTCGCGCGAGCAGAACGAGAAGCTCTACGCCATGCTCCTCGAGCACATGAAGGACGCGGATCTGGCGCGGAACAACAAGGCGAACAACATCCACCTCATCGAGGTGGCGGTCGAGCCCACGGCCCCCATCCGGCCGCGCGTTCCTTTGAACATCGCCATCGGCGCGGTGATCGGTCTGGTGTTCGGCGTCGGGCTCGGCTGGCTCCGCGGGAGCCTCGACAACAGCATCAAGACGCCCGAGCAAATCGAGAAGGATCTGGGCATCACCTTCATCGGCATGCTGCCCGCGGTGGAGGAGCCCAACGCCGGCAAGGCCAAAGGCCGGCGCGTGCCGACGCGGCGCACGTTGCAGTCGTCGTCTCCAGCGCTCATCGTCCACGACGATCCGCACAGCGGCCTCGCGGAGGCGGCCCGCAGCATCCGCACGAACCTCATGTTCACCAACCCGGACCGGCCTTACCGCAGGCTGCTCGTCTCGAGCGCGGCGCCCGGCGAAGGGAAGACCACGATCGCGTGCAGCATCGCCATCGCGCTGGCGCAGAGCGGGCAGCGCGTCTGCATCATCGACTGCGATCTACGCCGCCCGCAGCTGCACCGCATCTTCGAGCGATCGGGCGATCGCGGGGTGACCAATGTCCTGGTGGGCGAGGCGGCCATCGAGGACGTGGCGCGGCCCACCAAGGTGGAGAACCTCTGGAGCATCCCGGCCGGTCCCATCCCGCCGAACCCGGCGGATCTGTTTCACTCGGACCGGTTCAAGAAGTTCTTGGACGACGCCAGCGAGAGCTTCGATCGCATCATCATCGACAGCCCGCCGCTGGTCGCCGTCACCGACTCGGCCATCATTTCGACCTTGATGGATGGCACCGTGTTCGTGCTGCGCGCGTTCCGCACCACGCGCCCGCTCGCGCGCCAGGGCCTGCGCGCCTTGGCCGACGTCGACGCGCCGGTGATCGGTGCCGTGCTGAACGACATGGATCTGAACCGGCACGAGTACTCGTATTACCACTATTATTATTACAAGCGCGAAGGCTACGCCCCCACGCAGACGGCGAGCGATGGCCCGCCGGTCGATCCGGACGCGGCGTCCGTTTGA
- a CDS encoding glycosyltransferase family 4 protein has product MKRKRRLLTLGHSYGVGVNRRLAHEMARAGEGEWDVTTAAPTFFHGANDLRPVRLELGPGEEGSVLPLGTLFTRRVHVFLYEPKLRSVLTKDWDFIHCWEEPYIFAGWQVATLAPKRTPLVFHTCQNLSKHYPPPFSFIERYSMGRAAGLLCCGETVVQTLKDRHGYENKPMRPIPFGVDPEKFFPDAASRKATLQTLGWDDAGPPVVGYLGRFLPDKGLSVLMGALDTVRAPWRALFVGAGAMEPELRRWASRYPDKVRICNDVKHDAVPAYLRAMDMLCAPSQTTPRWREQFGRMLVEGFASGVPVVGSDSGEIPHVVGKAGSIVAEGDVGAWAKTIEELLESPARRATMREEGLEVAAKKYAWPVVARKHLDFFEAILQGGGGGGRGADN; this is encoded by the coding sequence ATGAAGCGAAAGCGACGACTTCTCACGCTCGGGCACTCGTATGGCGTCGGGGTCAATCGCCGCCTGGCGCACGAGATGGCGCGGGCGGGTGAAGGCGAGTGGGACGTCACCACGGCCGCGCCCACGTTTTTTCACGGCGCCAATGATTTGCGTCCGGTGCGGCTCGAGCTCGGCCCCGGCGAGGAGGGCTCGGTGCTGCCGCTCGGCACCCTCTTCACACGCCGCGTTCACGTCTTTCTGTACGAGCCCAAGCTGCGCTCGGTGCTCACGAAGGACTGGGACTTCATTCATTGCTGGGAGGAGCCCTACATCTTCGCCGGGTGGCAGGTGGCCACCTTGGCGCCCAAGCGCACGCCGCTGGTGTTCCACACCTGCCAGAACCTGAGCAAACACTACCCGCCCCCGTTCTCGTTCATCGAGCGCTACTCCATGGGGCGCGCGGCGGGGCTGCTTTGCTGCGGCGAGACGGTGGTGCAGACCTTGAAGGATCGCCACGGGTACGAGAACAAGCCGATGCGGCCCATTCCGTTCGGCGTCGATCCGGAGAAGTTCTTTCCCGATGCGGCGTCGCGAAAGGCCACCTTGCAGACCTTGGGGTGGGACGACGCAGGGCCGCCCGTGGTGGGCTATTTGGGTCGGTTTTTACCGGACAAAGGGCTCTCGGTGCTCATGGGCGCGCTCGATACGGTGCGCGCGCCGTGGAGGGCGCTGTTCGTGGGGGCGGGCGCCATGGAGCCCGAGCTCCGGAGGTGGGCGAGCCGCTACCCGGACAAGGTGCGCATTTGCAACGACGTGAAGCACGACGCCGTGCCCGCGTACTTGCGCGCCATGGACATGCTCTGCGCGCCCAGCCAGACCACGCCGCGCTGGCGGGAGCAGTTCGGGCGGATGCTGGTCGAAGGTTTCGCCAGCGGGGTTCCGGTGGTGGGCAGCGACAGCGGGGAGATCCCGCACGTCGTGGGCAAGGCGGGATCGATCGTGGCCGAGGGCGACGTGGGCGCCTGGGCGAAGACCATCGAGGAGCTCTTGGAGAGCCCCGCCCGGCGCGCGACCATGCGCGAAGAGGGCCTGGAGGTGGCGGCCAAGAAGTACGCATGGCCGGTGGTCGCGCGAAAGCACCTCGACTTCTTCGAGGCGATCCTTCAGGGCGGCGGCGGCGGCGGGCGCGGCGCCGACAATTGA
- a CDS encoding O-antigen ligase family protein translates to MASAIVFSALALGAIHTTVLWITALVVGASAACAWFFAPVARPRAAANLLLTTCVGLTAFTAFQLVPLPMGVLRVLAPNNADVWSRALTPLHLPGPSFAPISLDPVATGVEVLRGMLYLAAFLAVVRISSRREGTFFCSAVLVVSATVVGIAGLLHPAMGAERVFGLYRPTTYIEARHIAPILNVNALAAYVNIGFFIVLAEGITSRPTVPRPIAWALAGVLMAIQFWLASRGAVITMLIGSGMVGWMTRVSTRVHRHPGLGRLASAMAIVVVVAGVAMWVFASSDEAWKELADTDVSKVRIFEQVTRMIRHYPLWGAGRGSFESTFPVFREGTGHIVYTHPENVLLQWASEWGLPVALAGFGAVAWALHPSILFSRSRPSVGAWVALIATLLHNQVDLNSEFPAVMLALCVCAGMIVGGTGVGTFRRSDIWAKRPRLIAFGAPVGVLAAIALVLPNADRDLYSDRMAMRQAALAPMPREAFHELARATMSRHPAEPYLPFTGAIRAIGTKDDSVLPWAGRTLELAPVYGPAHWILARSLFRRSSSQARLEYRLAVEQAPGFFAQIAAESAPLVTGPNEAMELVPEGGAGLSMLESLADRLADSHPSTQLVLDDEILRRRPDSAPAIARRARAQAADVVDEAVTPWCSGTRRSQCVEQAIATAQRLQQLRPSMCEGYALEAEVRAAAGDVDRALGQLESRADRVDDAATCFEGIVQIAKRTGRYASISSVVDKLARAGCSDDLHCVAQLFRAAAIEDDRGNPLRALSFLRRARDRYPNRDDVLAARAVAAAKLGLHAEALDEYVELAKRHPENTQWPARITEERQALVQLSAPRPPPPPP, encoded by the coding sequence TTGGCCTCGGCCATCGTCTTTTCGGCGCTGGCGCTCGGCGCCATTCACACGACCGTCCTTTGGATCACCGCCCTCGTGGTCGGGGCGAGCGCGGCGTGCGCGTGGTTCTTCGCGCCCGTCGCCCGCCCCCGCGCGGCCGCCAATCTTCTGCTGACCACCTGCGTGGGGCTCACCGCGTTCACCGCGTTTCAGCTCGTTCCGCTGCCCATGGGGGTGCTCCGCGTCCTCGCGCCGAACAACGCCGACGTCTGGTCGCGGGCCCTCACCCCGCTTCATTTGCCCGGCCCGAGCTTCGCGCCCATCTCGCTCGATCCCGTGGCCACCGGGGTCGAGGTGCTCCGCGGGATGCTCTACCTCGCCGCGTTTCTCGCGGTCGTGCGCATCTCCTCCCGCCGCGAGGGCACGTTCTTCTGCTCCGCGGTTCTGGTCGTCTCGGCCACGGTGGTGGGGATTGCCGGCTTGCTGCACCCCGCCATGGGCGCCGAGCGCGTATTCGGCCTGTATCGCCCGACCACGTACATCGAAGCGCGCCACATTGCGCCGATCCTCAATGTCAATGCGCTGGCCGCGTACGTCAATATCGGATTTTTCATTGTATTGGCGGAAGGGATCACGTCCAGACCGACCGTTCCGCGTCCCATCGCATGGGCGCTGGCCGGCGTGCTGATGGCCATTCAGTTCTGGCTCGCCTCGCGCGGCGCCGTCATCACCATGCTGATCGGCTCCGGCATGGTCGGCTGGATGACCCGTGTTTCCACGCGCGTCCATCGCCACCCCGGCCTCGGGCGGCTGGCCTCGGCCATGGCCATCGTCGTCGTGGTGGCGGGGGTCGCCATGTGGGTCTTCGCGTCCTCCGACGAAGCTTGGAAAGAGCTGGCGGATACCGATGTATCGAAGGTACGCATCTTCGAACAAGTGACGCGGATGATTCGCCATTACCCCCTTTGGGGTGCGGGCCGCGGCAGCTTCGAGAGCACGTTCCCGGTCTTTCGCGAGGGCACGGGCCATATCGTGTACACGCACCCCGAGAACGTGCTCCTCCAGTGGGCGAGCGAGTGGGGATTGCCCGTCGCCCTCGCGGGGTTCGGCGCCGTCGCCTGGGCGCTCCATCCGTCGATCCTGTTCTCCCGATCGCGCCCTTCGGTCGGGGCTTGGGTGGCCCTGATCGCGACCCTCCTGCACAACCAGGTCGATCTGAACTCCGAGTTCCCGGCCGTGATGCTGGCCCTCTGCGTCTGCGCGGGGATGATCGTCGGCGGAACCGGGGTAGGGACCTTCCGCCGGAGCGACATTTGGGCCAAGCGCCCGCGCCTGATCGCGTTCGGGGCGCCCGTCGGTGTGCTGGCGGCCATCGCGCTGGTGCTGCCGAACGCCGACCGCGATCTGTACAGCGATCGCATGGCCATGCGCCAAGCGGCGCTCGCGCCCATGCCCCGCGAGGCTTTTCACGAGCTGGCGCGCGCCACCATGAGCCGGCACCCCGCGGAGCCGTATTTGCCCTTCACGGGCGCCATCCGCGCCATCGGCACCAAAGACGACTCGGTGCTGCCGTGGGCAGGGCGCACCCTGGAGCTCGCGCCCGTCTACGGTCCCGCGCATTGGATCCTGGCGCGCAGCCTCTTTCGGCGCTCCTCGTCGCAGGCGCGGCTCGAGTACCGCCTGGCGGTGGAGCAGGCGCCGGGCTTCTTCGCGCAGATCGCCGCCGAGAGCGCGCCGCTGGTCACGGGGCCGAACGAGGCCATGGAGCTGGTCCCCGAGGGCGGCGCCGGGCTCTCGATGCTGGAGTCCCTGGCCGATCGTTTGGCCGACTCCCATCCCTCCACGCAGCTCGTGCTCGACGACGAAATCCTGCGCCGCAGGCCGGACTCGGCCCCCGCCATCGCCCGCCGCGCCCGCGCGCAAGCGGCCGACGTGGTGGACGAAGCCGTCACCCCGTGGTGCTCGGGCACGCGAAGGAGCCAATGCGTCGAGCAGGCCATCGCCACCGCGCAGCGCCTGCAGCAGCTCCGCCCCTCGATGTGCGAGGGCTATGCGCTCGAGGCGGAGGTCCGCGCGGCCGCAGGCGACGTGGATCGCGCGCTCGGGCAGCTCGAGTCCAGGGCCGATCGGGTCGACGACGCCGCGACCTGCTTCGAGGGCATCGTGCAAATCGCCAAGCGCACCGGCCGCTATGCCTCGATCTCGAGCGTGGTCGACAAGCTGGCGCGCGCGGGCTGTAGCGACGATCTTCACTGCGTCGCCCAGCTGTTTCGCGCGGCGGCCATCGAGGACGACCGCGGCAACCCGCTCCGCGCCCTCTCGTTCTTACGCCGCGCCCGCGATCGCTACCCGAACCGCGACGACGTGCTCGCGGCGAGGGCGGTGGCCGCGGCCAAGCTCGGGCTCCACGCCGAGGCGCTGGATGAGTACGTGGAGCTCGCCAAGCGCCACCCGGAGAACACGCAGTGGCCCGCCCGCATCACCGAGGAGCGGCAGGCCCTCGTTCAATTGTCGGCGCCGCGCCCGCCGCCGCCGCCGCCCTGA
- a CDS encoding glycosyltransferase has product MTLRICHLGKFYPPARGGIESHVQSLARAQVALGAEVQVVCVNHDMGGIDATWRIVGSTPSVEENDEGVRVVRVGRHASVSRFDVCPSIFSALWRVRREGVDILHLHAPNPTMFTALSLLPSFGTLVVTHHADVVKQRVLRHAYQPVERFVHARAALVLSDSDSYIGGSEPLLRLGSKVKTLPLGIDLAPFLRPSARALAIADELRAKHGAPLWLSVGRVVYYKGLLTAVDALAHVPGKLVIVGRGPMEAEVRAHAARRGVEDRVIWAGNLEDEELVGAYRAARALWFPSNARAEGFGLAQVEAMASGCPVLNTRVPHSGVAWVSLDDVSGITVPIGDPGALAQAARRLLDDEALHQRLARGARARAEGEFDQRIMGERSLSLYREAMGSAEHAHGPRHPGVGVPHSGSGDKSHPLTIEGLSGN; this is encoded by the coding sequence ATGACCCTCCGTATTTGTCACCTGGGTAAGTTTTATCCGCCCGCGCGCGGCGGCATCGAATCGCACGTGCAGTCCCTCGCGCGGGCGCAAGTGGCCCTCGGCGCCGAGGTGCAGGTCGTCTGCGTCAACCACGACATGGGCGGCATCGACGCCACCTGGCGCATCGTCGGCTCCACGCCCTCGGTGGAGGAGAACGACGAGGGCGTTCGCGTGGTCCGCGTCGGCCGCCACGCGTCCGTCTCGCGCTTCGATGTGTGCCCGTCGATCTTCTCGGCCCTGTGGCGCGTGCGCCGCGAGGGGGTCGACATCCTTCACCTCCACGCGCCGAACCCGACCATGTTCACGGCGCTCTCGCTCCTGCCGTCGTTTGGCACCTTGGTGGTCACGCACCACGCCGACGTGGTCAAGCAGCGCGTGCTTCGCCACGCGTACCAGCCCGTCGAGCGCTTCGTCCATGCGCGCGCGGCCCTGGTCTTGAGCGACAGCGACAGCTACATCGGGGGCAGCGAGCCGCTCCTCCGGCTCGGCAGCAAGGTCAAAACCTTGCCCCTCGGGATCGACCTCGCGCCCTTTCTTCGCCCCAGCGCCCGCGCGCTCGCCATCGCCGACGAGCTGCGCGCCAAGCACGGCGCGCCCTTGTGGCTCTCGGTGGGCCGGGTCGTTTACTACAAGGGGCTCCTCACGGCGGTCGACGCGCTGGCGCACGTTCCAGGAAAGCTCGTCATCGTCGGGCGCGGTCCCATGGAGGCCGAGGTTCGCGCGCACGCGGCGCGCCGTGGGGTGGAGGATCGCGTGATCTGGGCCGGAAACCTGGAGGACGAAGAGCTGGTGGGCGCCTACCGCGCCGCAAGAGCGCTCTGGTTCCCGAGCAACGCGCGCGCCGAGGGCTTTGGCCTCGCGCAGGTCGAGGCCATGGCCAGCGGCTGCCCGGTCCTCAACACGCGCGTGCCCCACTCCGGCGTGGCCTGGGTCTCCCTGGACGACGTGAGCGGCATCACGGTTCCCATCGGCGATCCCGGCGCGCTCGCCCAAGCCGCCCGCCGCTTGCTCGACGATGAAGCGCTGCATCAGCGGCTCGCCCGCGGCGCCCGCGCGCGCGCGGAGGGTGAGTTCGACCAACGCATCATGGGCGAGCGAAGCCTCTCGCTGTACCGTGAGGCGATGGGCAGCGCGGAGCACGCGCACGGTCCCAGGCACCCCGGCGTGGGCGTTCCGCACTCCGGTTCAGGCGATAAATCGCACCCTTTGACAATCGAAGGCCTTTCAGGCAACTGA
- a CDS encoding carbohydrate-binding family 9-like protein, producing MRAKRWWMLAAVAGLALQAACVGGSKSISAEDKERLKSYILESEPPDIAHKVDINFENRVHIIGYNIDPVNAKPGQDVKLTYYWRCDDRVDEGWGLFTHIVLDPATDHRDNLDNDGPLRELKNNKQILSPDKWEKGKIYVDQQTYKVPADIKSPELTVLTGVWKQNARLHIISGPTDGDNGAVIGKIKTGVAAAEEPHTRGTDLPSVTVNKLAAGDKIVIDGKADDKGWGSAALVGPFVDVGTGKPNTSFPVNGAARLTWDDTNMYVLFQVSDPDVVGYFTDKDKQKSDFTATGLPKLWTKDTVEIMTDPDGDGDNKDYYELQINPQNKVFHSQFDTYNAPKGGGDEGPFGHEDWDPKLKSAVTVQGTIDKPDDKDEGYTVEMAIPWAAFSKAAHHPPKLGDTWRMNFYAMKNNGGVAWSAILGQGNFHKATRFGRVTWGVAPSSPGSPGSLAAGQAGQAAGTGPDGGDVATAVHGGKDAGVKTTGATVDKARKPAPPK from the coding sequence GTGCGCGCGAAGCGGTGGTGGATGCTGGCAGCGGTGGCGGGGTTGGCCTTGCAGGCCGCCTGTGTGGGCGGCTCCAAGAGCATCTCGGCGGAGGACAAGGAGCGCCTCAAGTCGTACATCCTCGAGTCGGAGCCGCCGGACATCGCGCACAAAGTCGATATCAACTTCGAGAACCGAGTCCATATCATCGGCTACAACATCGACCCGGTGAACGCGAAGCCGGGCCAGGACGTCAAGCTGACGTATTACTGGCGCTGCGACGATCGCGTCGACGAAGGCTGGGGCCTGTTCACGCATATCGTCTTGGATCCCGCCACCGATCACCGCGACAACCTGGACAACGATGGCCCGCTGCGGGAGCTCAAGAACAACAAACAAATCTTGAGCCCCGACAAATGGGAAAAGGGGAAGATCTACGTCGACCAGCAGACCTACAAGGTGCCGGCCGACATCAAATCCCCCGAGCTCACGGTGCTCACCGGCGTATGGAAGCAGAACGCGCGGCTGCACATCATCAGCGGCCCCACCGACGGCGACAACGGGGCCGTCATCGGCAAGATCAAGACGGGGGTGGCGGCAGCCGAGGAGCCGCACACGCGCGGCACCGATCTCCCCAGCGTCACGGTGAACAAGCTGGCGGCGGGCGACAAAATCGTCATCGACGGCAAAGCCGACGACAAAGGCTGGGGGAGCGCCGCGCTGGTCGGCCCTTTCGTTGACGTGGGAACGGGGAAGCCGAACACCTCGTTCCCCGTGAACGGCGCGGCCAGGCTCACGTGGGACGATACGAACATGTACGTCCTCTTCCAGGTGAGCGATCCCGATGTCGTCGGTTATTTCACCGACAAGGACAAGCAAAAGTCCGATTTCACGGCCACCGGCTTGCCCAAGCTGTGGACCAAAGACACCGTGGAAATCATGACCGATCCCGACGGGGACGGCGACAACAAAGATTATTACGAGCTGCAGATCAATCCGCAGAACAAAGTCTTTCACTCGCAATTCGATACGTACAACGCGCCAAAAGGCGGCGGCGACGAGGGGCCCTTCGGTCACGAAGATTGGGATCCCAAGTTGAAGAGCGCCGTCACCGTCCAGGGCACGATCGACAAGCCCGACGACAAAGACGAAGGCTACACGGTGGAGATGGCCATCCCGTGGGCGGCCTTCTCCAAGGCCGCGCACCACCCGCCCAAGCTGGGCGACACCTGGCGCATGAACTTCTACGCCATGAAGAACAACGGCGGCGTGGCCTGGTCGGCGATCCTCGGGCAAGGAAATTTCCACAAGGCAACGCGCTTTGGGCGGGTCACCTGGGGCGTAGCGCCGTCTTCACCCGGCTCACCCGGCTCGCTGGCGGCAGGTCAAGCAGGTCAAGCAGCTGGGACCGGGCCGGACGGCGGCGATGTTGCCACCGCGGTGCATGGCGGAAAGGACGCGGGCGTCAAGACGACGGGCGCGACCGTGGATAAGGCGCGCAAACCTGCACCCCCGAAGTAG